The Heptranchias perlo isolate sHepPer1 chromosome 31, sHepPer1.hap1, whole genome shotgun sequence genomic interval GGCACTGGGTTTCTTTCCATCAGTTCCATATAACCCTACAAACATGGTGTTATGGTGTGATGAGCAGCATGCAGCTTACCAATCCAGTGTGCTGCATGGTTTTAACTGGTTATACTCCAGCAGGATCCCTGCGTGTACTTGGGATTCCCTAAGCCTTTGCTCTTGCCGACTTGTACCTAAGCTTTCTGGGGAAAGCATGCACCCCATATCAGGCAAACAAACACTGTATGTAGATTTCTCACTGGCGTGGTTTGAAGACTCTTAgccatggtgatgggtttccacaTTTCAAACATCTGGCTGACTTATTAAAAATAGAGTCAAAGGTGCTGGTGTTACTCAGGCTCCTTTGAGCTTTTAACAGTTTTAGGTGTGGGGCCTAAAGCTTTCTTTCTGTCCCAGTCTCTGACCTCATCTGGTTTTCTGGTTTGTGCCCCTCTGACTCCGTTAAGCAGCGCCTGTAGCTTCTGCCTTGAGTGTTTAACCCCAAGAACCTGCGTTTGGAGGAGCTATGGGTGAACGTAGCAGCAAATTCTCAATCTGGTCTGGTCTGTCTGCAGAATCGGAAGAAGCAGcagcgggaggagggggaaatggtGAGCTCCAGTGACGTGGACAGTGCTAATGGAGCAAGAGACGACGCTAAAGTCCGAGAGAAGATAAACGAGCGAATCGGTTACCGACCCAATCCTCACATCAACAAACCGTTCTCCCTGTTTGGGAACCTCCACTGATAGCCTATTGGCAGGGACACGCATGGAGCGTACAGGTTCGCCCTGGTCCGGAACCTGTACCTGAGTATTTCAAGGATCGTGAATTCGAGGACCTGGAGCTGTCAGTGTTCTCGGGAAAATTTGGTGCACTGCTGGCTTTCCTGCTGAGGATAGTGCTGAATGTATGATTAAAATGGTGTGAAAAGCACTGACTCAGCCACGTACTCTGTAAATATTTCCACAAAGTGTCTTATAAAGAGGTAACGTTGATTTTATTAGAAATGGCTTGTGTTGCTATGAACTCCAATTGATTGCTGCACCACCTTGGATTTTACACACAAATGGGATTATTTCAGGATAATAAACGTGCAGCTGATGTTTATGTGTCTATTAATTCTCCAGTTGAATTTATTTTGAGGTGAGGTAGTGGCGAGGGTTGATTAGCATGGATTTTCCGATCAGTGTTATTTTAACACATAGGATACTGCCAGTGTTAAAATAGCACCGATCAGAAGATCCAGGATGTGTTATTCTCTCCCATCCCTATACTGCACAATCAGTAGCTGAAACGGTTAGTTGGCGGGTAGGTGATCTGCTTCTGGGCTTCACCTGTGACTCTCCGATGCATTGCACAAAGGTGTGCAAGACTCCTTTaactctctcgctcacacacacacacacggaattGCCTTACCCTACTTGTGTATTACCTTCACTGAGGCAGTTGGTAGTTAATGAGTGTGAATTTATATTCACCACTTTACGGTGCTGCTGTGTTGTTTTTAATGTTCTGTTATGTTCTGAGTTATTTTTCTGCATTTTAACCCATTACAATAACGTCACTaactgcactgcagcaagtcgccacctagaaggacaagtgcagcaggtgcatgggaacagcattacctccaagttcccctccaagtcgcacgccagcctgacttggatatatatcgccaccaggtctaaatcctggaactccccacctaaccgcACTGGGAGCACCTTCGccacccggactgcagcggttcaaggcggcggctcaccaccaccttctcaaggacagctagggatgggcaataaatgctggctttgccagtgacgtccatatccccagaatgaatctGAAAAACTGGGAGGTGCACAAGCATGGCATGAGATGACTCTCCTTCTGCTTTACTTTTGTTTTGCCCTCCTTATGGAAACATGCTTAGTCTCTATGTAGTACCCTCATCGTGAAAGGGGTCTGACTTCAGTCTAAAGACAGCAGGTGCAAACCAAAAGTAAAATTGGCAGCGTACCAACTAATCCCCACTTTTGCCTTGTTAGCAGTTAGAAAAAATGAATGCCAATGGTTTACACCAGTGCACGAGGTTCCAATTTTTAATATGAGACTGAGAAAGGAAGTTAGTTTCCttattctaatttgatttttttttaattgaattttaaaagaCTGAAACAGATAGGAAGGGAGGATAGAAGGGTGGGGTAAGAAAGAGAGGAGGTTAAGAGAGAAGGAAGCATAATTATAGCAGGATACATTTACATAAGCAGTTTGTTATAAATATTGACAAAAATTTATGATGGAATATAAAACCAAAGACAGAATTTGTGACTTCAAAATGAGGACTAAAATATGTCTGTGCACTTTGGTCCAATTAACCCCTGGCCTCCAACTCTGATTCAACTGAAGACTCCAATGGCCTTGGATCCCCACGTCCAATGTCACAGGAAATATTAACtatattaaaaatattacatCTGCACACACTGCCTGTaaatagtttccattataaattcctatgctcACATTTGTAAACTTATCAcactaattacaccctcctgctaaTGGTGACACTTCAGaacttccattggcaggaggatgtaattacagcacaAGTTTGtaggcagcttccattataaatgtggacatatgaGAATGTATAACATAAAAATGGTGACAATTACTTCTGTGCCCCCTGGTACAATTATTCTCTGGCCTCAAACTCCACTTAAAGTACATTTGGTCGTAACATCCCATGtgtaacaccacaggagattaaCTAGCATGCAGTCCTGTCACCTACTTGCATTATAAAATCCAATTGAGTGGGGGGACCATTAGAGCTGACCCACTTCTTGTCGACAACAGATCCATGTATACAGATATACTGTCTGTATATCAAACATAACAGATGATATGTTTGGTTGCATGGGTCAATTGTGCTATGCCTGGATGGGGCAGGCTTAATAGACCAGATGGTCTTTCTCTATCCTTCTCATTTGTATGTTCCTCGCCTTCCTAGTCCAATGCCACTGAGGCTAGTTGTAGCATTCCCAGGAATGTACACTAAATATAATTCAATCGCATGGATTACAGAAATTCCAGGAGTCAGCAATTCAGTATAATTTCAGAATTATAAACTAGCTTACaatgatgtgggtgacactgagggagctgcactTATGGCACATTCCTATTTGCCCTAGGtgctgggccttcttgaaccaattATTTGTACGAGTGGCTTgctgggtcacttcagagggcaggagGAGTAAATCACATTGTATGAACCAGAGTATAGGCCAGAGCAGATACGAGTGCCTGGTTCTTTTGTATGAAGAGCATGAATAAACTGGTCAGGTTTTTAAtagcaatccagcagctttcatggtaattttttctggtgctagcccatccgttagcagatttattgaattcagttccaCAACATGCCCTGTTGGGATTTGAACCAAGAGGGTTAAACTAaaagctgggaaactataactagtactttattaaattaataacttaagtagataatctaattcattaataaaactaaaaatatcaaaTGAAAAAAACTCTAATTAAgtgaataaataaaacaagtttagatagagatggcagtgcaggtggtgagtcgtaactgcagcatgtgggagtttgtggagagcagcgtgaccccgagcaaccacatctgcagtaggtGTCTGCAGCTGGAGGAAcattggctcagagttgttgggctggagtTCGAGCtgtagacattgcgatgcatcagggagggaagagagttacctgaacactttgatccaggcggcagtcacaccccttaggttaggttgtGGTTTAGATTCATTcaagaggatgtgactgcgagtcaggcaggtatggggacccaggatgcagtgatggaggagtctcagacgttgaccttgtccaacgggtacgaggtacttgctgccAGTATGGATAAgatcaaagactgcagggaggttgggcaaactgaccacggcaccgtggaacAGGAGGCCTTTCaaatggggggagtaaaaaggaatgtgatagtggtaggggataacagtcagggggatagatactggataggtactgttctctgcagtcacgatcgggagtcccgaaggctgtgttgcctgcccagtgccagggttaaggacatcacctcgtggctggaaaagaacttggagcatgagggggatgagccggttgtcgtggtccacatctgaactaacaacataggtagatgtaaaatgaggttctgctgagggagtttgaggagcaagggaccaaattaaaaagcagaacctcaaaggtaatagtcACTGGATTACTAATtgagccatgcgcaaattggcatagggacaaacagattagatggttaaatgtgtggctcaaagagtggtgtgggaagcaggggtttcagttcatggggcactggcaccagtactggggaaggatggagctgttccgttgggataggctccacttaaaccagactgggaccagtgtcctggcaaatcaaaTAAATAGGGCggcagatagggctttaaactaataagaggtgggggagggttcaggtgagggtaATTTTATCCGCCTAAAAAGTCAAGGTTGTAGAGTAGAGTAGCGATTtgagtaaaaacaagcagagtgtgtcaaggacagagagtttaacaaaggtaatagagcATTAGTGACTGAGGTCACATaagggaaaaaaagtaaaatgttaaaattaagggcgctgtatctgaatgcacgaagtatTTGTAACAAGGTAGATGAttcaatggcacaaatagagataaatgggtttgatctagtagccattactgagacgtggttgcagggtgaccaaggttgggaagtaAATATTCCAGCGTACTTGATTTTTTAGAAaagagacaaaatggaaaaggggggggggggtggagaggtaaacctgataataaaggatgagataaagacagtaatgagaaaggatcttagctcagaaaatcaggatgtagaatcagtacagctaagaaataacaacgggcaaaaaacattggtgggagtagtttacaggccccctaacagtagttataatgttagacagagtataaatcaggaaattagaggagcatgtaacataatcatgggggactttaatcttcatatagactgggcaaaccaaattggcaaaagtagtttggaggacgagttcatggaatgcatccaagttttctagaacaatatgtcgaggaaccaactagggaacaggctattttacatctagtattgtgtaacgacacaggattaattagtaatcttataataaaggatcttctggggaagagtgatcataatatgataaactcaatatgaaattctgagagtgatgtagttaagtccaaaactagggtcttaaatttaaacaaagccaattatataggtatgacggacgagttggctaaggtagattgggaaattagattaaaagatatgatggaagataagcaatggcgaatatttaaagaaataattcataattccgaACAAACTCATAATtcccactgcctgaaagagcagtTGAGGTAGAAAtcctaatcacatttaaaaagtacttggatatgcacttgaagtgccataacctacaaaactacagaccaagagctggaaagtgggattaggctggatgactctttttcagccggcacagacacaatgggctgaatggcctcctcctgtgctgtaaatttctatgactctatgaatataCATCCCCTTGGggaataaaaattccacaggaagagtgatccaaccgtggctaactagagaaggatAGTTTTAGataaaaagaggcttacaatgttgccaaaaagagtagtaaacctgaggattgggagggttttagaaatcagcaaaggataaccaagaaattggtaaagagggagaaaattgaatgagattaaactagcaagaaatataaaaatagattgcaagagcttctaccagtattaaaaaaggaagagagtagcaaaagtaaacgtgagtcccttagaggcagagacaggagaaattataatggggaataaggaaatggcagagacgtaaaacaaatgttttgtatctgtcttcacagtagaaatcaTAAAAAATACCAGGAATagtgggaaccaagggtctactgagagagaggaacttaaagtaattaagattagtgaagaaaaacTTGTAGAAAAATTAATGGCCGACAAATCCTCTGAACCTGATtggctacatcctagggttttaaaagaggtggctgcagatatagtggatacattggttctgatcttccagaattccctagattctagaacagtccccgtagattggaagatagcaaatgtaaccctgctattcaagaaaggagggagagaaaacagggaactacaggccagttagcctgatgtcagtagtcaggaaaatgctggaatccattattaaggacatagtaacagggcacatagaaaatcatatgattagacagggtcaacatggttttatgaaagggaaatcatcttCGACAAATCTatgagagtttttttgaggatgtaaccagcagggtaaataaggaggaaccaatgaatgtagtatatttagattttcaaaagacattcgataatgtGCA includes:
- the cdc26 gene encoding anaphase-promoting complex subunit CDC26; the encoded protein is MLRRKPTRLELKLDDIEEFESMKKELENRKKQQREEGEMVSSSDVDSANGARDDAKVREKINERIGYRPNPHINKPFSLFGNLH